The DNA window CTAGTGTTGTAGATAATGATATAACCAAAAAGATTTTGCAAAAATATGAAGGGGTGCCTATGGAGATAGTTGAAACCCAAAAAGCAACAGAAATAGTCCCTACAAAGGACAAATCTTTTACTAGTGTTGTTAATGATGCAAAACAATTACTTATGCTTGGAACCACTGATAATTTTATTGAACATTTCCCAACAAGGGATGAACCTTATTGCGCTGGTTTAACAAAAATAAAGCCAATAACAAATGGATGTTATTTTTCTTGTGAATATTGCTATCTGCAGCAAACATACCGAAAAATAATGCCTTTCATAAAATTTAATGTGAACTGCAACGATTTAGTTGCACAAATAAAACAAAGAATGGCAAAAGGGGAAAAAGAGGTTTATGATATGGGTGAATTACAAGATAGCCTAGCTTTCGATGAGCTCTATCCGCTAACAAAAATATTGGTTCCGTTATTTGCTAAGTCAGATTCAAAGCTATTATTGTTAACAAAGTCAGATTGTATAGATAATCTGCTTGACTTAGAGCACAATGGCCAGACAATCGTTTCATGGAGTATCAATTGTGATTTTGTCACAGACAATCTTGAACATAGAACGGCCAGTTTAGACCAAAGAATCGAAGCAGCAAGAAAAGTGCAAGAAAAAGGGTATGAAGTGAGATTTCGCTTTGATCCTCTTTTAATGTTTGATGGCTGGCAAAATAAATATGCGCAAATGGTTGAAAAAGTGTTATCTAATGTGAGCCCAACTAGAATAACTCTTGGTAGCTTCAGGCTGGAAAGGGGGCTTTTTAGGCACATCAGGGAGAGATTTCCACGCAGTATCTTGTTAGATGAAAGCAAATTAGCTATAATAACCTCTAAAGGACAAGCGAAAAGAGTAAGGTTTGAAGATGGCAAAGAAAGATATGAACCAGATATAAGGGCAGAGTTATATCGTTTCGTAATTGAAGAAATCAAAAAAAGAAGTGATGCGGTTATTGCATTATGCAAAGAATCTGTTAGCATGTGGGAACAGGCTGGCCTGACACTAGACAAAGATAACTGCAAATGCCATTGCAAATTCTAACAGGAGTTAAAAATTTAAAATTTTAGTCTTCTAATTTCTTCCGCCATATCACTCGCCAAATAACTATAACCTTTATGTTTTTTCAATAAAATATCGCCGATCAATCCATTGAAATACGCAGCATTAACAGCAGATTGCCATAGATCCCTGCTCTGCGCCAGAAAGCCAACACACAATCCTGCTAAAACATCACCTGTTCCTGCCTTTGTCATTCCTGCATTGCCTGTTTTGTTGTAAGCTATTTTGTTTTTAGAGATTATTGCATCAATCGGGCCTTTCAAAAGGATTATATTGTTTTTTATCCTGCTTTTTAATGTTTTCAGTATTAATTCTGCTTTCTTTTCGATGTTTTTTTCATTTATTATTTTTTTGATGATATTTTCACTTATTCTGGAATTTTTCAACAATAATTTCAATTCTAAAATGTGCGGCGTAATGATTGCATTATTAGCATCATTTATCGAGATAACCTTTATCCCGTCAGCATCTATAACTAGCTTTTTATTAAGATTTTTAATTTTTTTAAAAAAAATCCTTGCAAATTCTTTTGTTTCTTCTTCAACAGCCATTCCATTTCCAATTAATATTGCATCAATATTTTTAGAAAAACCGATAATTTCATCAATGTGCCTTTTATTCAGATAATCACCATCTAATTTTTTTGTAACCAGATCTGCGCTCAGGCAATTTAATGCCCACGCCACTTTTGAAGGAGCAAATACAGTTACAATATCCGCACCTGATCTTAATGCAGCAATTCCCGCTAATGCCAATGTCCCTGTATAACCTAGACTGCCGCCTATGATGGCAACTCTTCCGTTCTGCCCTTTATGGCTTTCAGGATTCCTTTTTGGAAGTTTTATGGAGTTTTTTGTTAAATATTTCATGGTAAGTTTGTTATTTTCTTTGTTTATGTTCTTTCTCTTTTTTCTTTATCTCATTCCATCTTTTCACAGCCTCTTCGCTGCTCTTCACAGTTTCATTCCCGAAAACCCATGGCTTCCTTCTTATCAGTTTTTCTTTTACGCCGTCTATGACTTCTTTTGTTGTGAACAGCTTTTTCTCTTCTGCTATTGCGCAAATAAACAGAATGTCATAAAAAAGATCACCAAGCTCTTCCTTTAAATTTTCATAATCTTTTTTGTCAACAGCTTTAATGATTTCTTTTGCCTCGCTTAATATCTTTTTTTTGTGCTTTTCAATAGTCTGCTCTTTAGCCCAGGGGCATTTTTCAAGGGTTTTTTTGATCGCGATAACCAGCTCTTCAAAGCTTTGCTTCATTTTATCTCAATAAACTCAACATTGTCTTTTTCCAGATCCAGCAATGCAATTGTATGGATAGGATTTCCCAGATAATGCGTTCCCGGGTTTATGATCCTTGTTTTTCCTATTTTCTCATCTTTTGCTTTGTGATCATGCCCGTGCAGGATATAGTCGTATTTCCCTGAAAGCGCAAGTTCATTAATGTTGTCAGGCTTATGAATCAAAAATAGTTTTTTGTTTGACAGATTCAGCTCAGAGGAAATGCCGAGAAATTCTCCGCCAATCTCTTTTATTCTCTCTTTCATCAGTTCAACATCGCCGTCGCAGTTCCCTTTTATAAACTTCATTTTCAGTCCTTTGAAATAAAGCGCTGTAACAGGTGCAACAAGATCTCCAAGATGAATCACAAGATCAACTTTTCTATTCTTAAAAATATCAACAGCTTTCTTTATGTTCGGGATATTGTCGTGCGTGTCTGATATTATGCCGATCATTTTATCTCCTCTCTTTCTTTTTCAAATTCTTCTACAAATAGTTTTGTGAATTCATGCCTTTTTTTAACTATTTGTTTAGCAGTTTCTGTGCCAACAGAAGTTTCATCAATCTTCATTAGCTTATTTTTTATATGATATAAAGTCGAAAAATCATCATCTGAAACAAAAGGTCTTTTTTTATATGAACCGCCGTCAAATGTTCTAGCTATGCCTACTGCACCTGTAGCTTCAATTCTATCAGCGTCTTTGATTATCTGCGCTTCTGTTGTTTCCGCTTTAAGGCCCTTGCTCCATCTATGAACTTCTATGCAGTGCTTTATTTTCTTTATCTTTTCCTCATTAAAGTTTAATTTTTTTAAAATCTTTTCAGCAATCTTAGAACTCTCCTCGGCATGGCATAAGTTTTTTTCTTTTGTTATTTGTTCGATGCCTCTTCCAGCATCATGCAATAAAGCTGCTGCTTCTATGATATCCAAATTGCCGCCTTCTTTTTGTTGCAATATCCTGGCAATTTTCAAAACCCTCAGCGTATGATCCCATCTATCTGGATTGGTATTCTTGAAATAAGGTTCTGCCAGCTTTTTTAGTCTTTCTATATCTTTGTTATTCATTTTCCTTCTCTGCTTTCTTTAATATCTTTACGATACCATTATTGGCATCAACTTCAACTAAATCCCCCTCTTTGAGAATTTTTGTTGCATATTTAGTCCCAACAATGCAAGGTATCTTAAATTCTCTGGATAAAATAGAAGCATGGCATGTTAAACCTCCTGTATCAGTTATAATCGCTGCAGCTTTCTTCATTGCGGGCACTATATTGGGGCCAGTCATCTGCGATACTAAGATATTGCCGAAATTCATTTTTTTCATATCTTCAACTGTCTCGATAATGCTGACAATTCCCTTAGCATAGCCAGGATATGCTACCATTCCTATAAGATTATCAGGTTCTGTTTTTATGCCTTCAATTGAAATCTCTTTTTTGAAATTGTCAATTTCTTTTCCATAATAGAATATAATTTTATCTTTATCGAGATAATACAAGCTGTGCTTCTTTCTTAGTTCTAATTCAGAATTTGCATGCTTATGCAAGAGTAATGCCTCTTCAAACTCCCAAGGAAATAGAAATCCAATTAATTCAAATGTTGTTCCAGTTCTCTTTGCAGCCTCTCTTAAAAAAGGCTCGTAACAATAAAAAAGATGATAAAATGTATCTTTCCTATAGCCTTTTAGCCAAACCAGTTCTGAAGCAAATCTAAGTAACTCTTTGTCTTTTTTATTTGGCTTAAAACTAGAAAGAATCTCATTCTGCTTAGATTCGATCTCCTTATGCTTCTTTTCTATTTGGTTTAACAGCTCTTTAGCTTTTGCTAAACCAATTTCTATGAGTTCATCAACTCTTTCAAAAAAATGTGTAATGTCCTCTTTAGGCCCTATGTACATATAAGGCATCCAACAATATTTTTTATAATGTTTAATTAATTTATTGTACGAAATAGGTTTTTGTTTCTTAATAGATAAAATTAACTTGCCTTTTGAAAAAGTTTTACCTGAAAATTTCCTGTCTTTAAGAATTTCAATGCAAATTTCTAAAAGTTCCTTCTCTTCTTTTTCCCGAAAACTCTCTTCTCTGGGAGTAGTTAAGATAATCCAGCATTCAGTTAAATCTAATTCCTTTTTACTGGTTTCAATTAAATCCCGTATTTTATTAAGGACAGCATTTGATACTCTCTGCTGTTCTTCATCTGGAAGAAATGTTAAGATGCCTCCAATCAAATGATTTTTCCTTTGGAGTTCTGCTAATTTTTTGAATTCTGAAACAATTTCCAAATCAGACATCTTAGCAAAATCTAATGCCATGAATCTTTCTGATTTATTCATAAGCTCTCTAGCTAATTTGCGGTACTCTGCAACTCTATTTTTGTGCTCTTTTGTCATGTTAATTATGAATCCTGATAAAATATCTGCCGCTTTGTTAAACTGAGCTCTTTTAAGATGATAAGAGGCAGTGCCATTATTCCACTCAACAAATCCTTCTTTAATATATTCGCCAGCATTCACTAAGGGATAATCTCGGATAGGGTTGATTAAATTATAGGCAAATAAAGAAACATAATTTGTATTCGGGATATCTGATAACTTAAACCAAATCCCTTCTTTTGCAGAAGAAGTAATAAGATTCTCTTTCTCCCCCTTCTTCTTCGTTAAAGCAATAATGGGCTGAGTTTTCTCTTTCATTTCCTTTTTTGCCATCTGTTTCCTTATTTATAATTAATGGACCCATCGGGACTTTCATAGCCTCTTTGTTTGCGAAGCAAACCTAGGCGAGCGCACGCA is part of the Candidatus Woesearchaeota archaeon genome and encodes:
- a CDS encoding NAD(P)H-hydrate dehydratase, whose product is MKYLTKNSIKLPKRNPESHKGQNGRVAIIGGSLGYTGTLALAGIAALRSGADIVTVFAPSKVAWALNCLSADLVTKKLDGDYLNKRHIDEIIGFSKNIDAILIGNGMAVEEETKEFARIFFKKIKNLNKKLVIDADGIKVISINDANNAIITPHILELKLLLKNSRISENIIKKIINEKNIEKKAELILKTLKSRIKNNIILLKGPIDAIISKNKIAYNKTGNAGMTKAGTGDVLAGLCVGFLAQSRDLWQSAVNAAYFNGLIGDILLKKHKGYSYLASDMAEEIRRLKF
- a CDS encoding MazG nucleotide pyrophosphohydrolase domain-containing protein; protein product: MKQSFEELVIAIKKTLEKCPWAKEQTIEKHKKKILSEAKEIIKAVDKKDYENLKEELGDLFYDILFICAIAEEKKLFTTKEVIDGVKEKLIRRKPWVFGNETVKSSEEAVKRWNEIKKKEKEHKQRK
- a CDS encoding metallophosphoesterase; translated protein: MIGIISDTHDNIPNIKKAVDIFKNRKVDLVIHLGDLVAPVTALYFKGLKMKFIKGNCDGDVELMKERIKEIGGEFLGISSELNLSNKKLFLIHKPDNINELALSGKYDYILHGHDHKAKDEKIGKTRIINPGTHYLGNPIHTIALLDLEKDNVEFIEIK
- a CDS encoding HD domain-containing protein, producing the protein MNNKDIERLKKLAEPYFKNTNPDRWDHTLRVLKIARILQQKEGGNLDIIEAAALLHDAGRGIEQITKEKNLCHAEESSKIAEKILKKLNFNEEKIKKIKHCIEVHRWSKGLKAETTEAQIIKDADRIEATGAVGIARTFDGGSYKKRPFVSDDDFSTLYHIKNKLMKIDETSVGTETAKQIVKKRHEFTKLFVEEFEKEREEIK
- a CDS encoding PEP-utilizing enzyme, with translation MAKKEMKEKTQPIIALTKKKGEKENLITSSAKEGIWFKLSDIPNTNYVSLFAYNLINPIRDYPLVNAGEYIKEGFVEWNNGTASYHLKRAQFNKAADILSGFIINMTKEHKNRVAEYRKLARELMNKSERFMALDFAKMSDLEIVSEFKKLAELQRKNHLIGGILTFLPDEEQQRVSNAVLNKIRDLIETSKKELDLTECWIILTTPREESFREKEEKELLEICIEILKDRKFSGKTFSKGKLILSIKKQKPISYNKLIKHYKKYCWMPYMYIGPKEDITHFFERVDELIEIGLAKAKELLNQIEKKHKEIESKQNEILSSFKPNKKDKELLRFASELVWLKGYRKDTFYHLFYCYEPFLREAAKRTGTTFELIGFLFPWEFEEALLLHKHANSELELRKKHSLYYLDKDKIIFYYGKEIDNFKKEISIEGIKTEPDNLIGMVAYPGYAKGIVSIIETVEDMKKMNFGNILVSQMTGPNIVPAMKKAAAIITDTGGLTCHASILSREFKIPCIVGTKYATKILKEGDLVEVDANNGIVKILKKAEKENE